From a single Salmo salar chromosome ssa22, Ssal_v3.1, whole genome shotgun sequence genomic region:
- the LOC106583098 gene encoding neuroblastoma suppressor of tumorigenicity 1 isoform X2 translates to MWQRIVICCALLELCSAAPPAHINRLALFPDKSAWCEAKNITQIVGHTGCQPRSIQNRACLGQCFSYSVPNTFPQSTESLVHCDSCMPAQTQWEVVTLECPGSEDTPRVDKLVERILHCSCQSCSKEGTQEGAVMQLYLSESAQDSPSLPESHHGSPPPHSHTDTHSQHAHKHTEPHPHTHTSDGG, encoded by the exons ATGTGGCAAAGAATTGTGATTTGCTGTGCGCTGCTTGAGCTCTGTTCGGCGGCACCGCCCGCTCACATCAACCGTCTGGCGCTGTTCCCTGACAAGAGCGCTTGGTGCGAGGCCAAGAACATCACACAGATAGTCGGGCACACTGGCTGCCAGCCTCGCTCTATCCAAAACAG GGCGTGTCTGGGGCAGTGCTTCAGCTACAGCGTCCCAAACACCTTCCCCCAGTCCACCGAGTCCCTGGTGCACTGTGACTCCTGCATGCCTGCACAGACACAGTGGGAAGTG gtgactcTGGAATGCCCGGGCAGTGAGGACACTCCTCGTGTGGATAAACTGGTGGAGAGGATCCTCCACTGCAGCTGCCAGTCCTGCAGTAAGGAGGGAACCCAGGAGGGGGCAGTGATGCAGCTCTACCTATCAGAGAGTGCCCAGGACTCTCCTTCCTTACCAGAGAGCCACCATGGCAGCCCACCCCCTcactcccacacagacacacactctcagcatgctcacaaacacacagagccaCACCCGCACACGCACACATCTGATGGAGGGTAG
- the LOC106583098 gene encoding neuroblastoma suppressor of tumorigenicity 1 isoform X1 produces MWQRIVICCALLELCSAAPPAHINRLALFPDKSAWCEAKNITQIVGHTGCQPRSIQNRACLGQCFSYSVPNTFPQSTESLVHCDSCMPAQTQWEVLQSCPIAATLVRTRERRRSRDMHPPKHDPAEPHCFLTHCPLNPEASRTIVSEETQYNWRRVSVHAPGRHKESLEHDGTRTFQPAKPSPNPNDEGSIVHRLMGLPVTAGCDTARIEPGYVVTPQALRCLRLLRHLGGPIKVTLECPGSEDTPRVDKLVERILHCSCQSCSKEGTQEGAVMQLYLSESAQDSPSLPESHHGSPPPHSHTDTHSQHAHKHTEPHPHTHTSDGG; encoded by the exons ATGTGGCAAAGAATTGTGATTTGCTGTGCGCTGCTTGAGCTCTGTTCGGCGGCACCGCCCGCTCACATCAACCGTCTGGCGCTGTTCCCTGACAAGAGCGCTTGGTGCGAGGCCAAGAACATCACACAGATAGTCGGGCACACTGGCTGCCAGCCTCGCTCTATCCAAAACAG GGCGTGTCTGGGGCAGTGCTTCAGCTACAGCGTCCCAAACACCTTCCCCCAGTCCACCGAGTCCCTGGTGCACTGTGACTCCTGCATGCCTGCACAGACACAGTGGGAAGTG ttacagtcttgtcccatcgctgcaactctcgtacggactcgggagaggcgaaggtcaagagacatgcatcctccaaaacatgaccctgccgagccgcattgcttcttgacacactgcccgcttaacccggaagccagccgcaccattgtgtcggaggaaacacagtacaaCTGGCGACGCgttagcgtgcatgcgcccggccgccacaaggagtcactagagcatgatgggacaaggacattccAGCCTGCCAAACCCTCACCTAACCCGAACGACGAGGGGTCAATTGTGCATcggctcatgggtctcccggtcacggccggctgtgacaccgCCCGGATCGAACCCGGatatgtagtgacgcctcaagcactgcggtgccttagactgctgcgccacttgggaggccccataaag gtgactcTGGAATGCCCGGGCAGTGAGGACACTCCTCGTGTGGATAAACTGGTGGAGAGGATCCTCCACTGCAGCTGCCAGTCCTGCAGTAAGGAGGGAACCCAGGAGGGGGCAGTGATGCAGCTCTACCTATCAGAGAGTGCCCAGGACTCTCCTTCCTTACCAGAGAGCCACCATGGCAGCCCACCCCCTcactcccacacagacacacactctcagcatgctcacaaacacacagagccaCACCCGCACACGCACACATCTGATGGAGGGTAG